The DNA sequence GGCAATTATTGGCAGGCCAAATGTAGGCAAATCAAGTCTATTGAATTCAATATGTGGCGAGACCAGGGCAATTGTTAGCTCTATTAGAGGTACTACGAGGGATACAATCGATACTCTTTTAAAAAGAGAACAGCAAGCTTGGAAGTTAATTGATACAGCTGGTATTCGTAGACGACGCAGTGTGAGTTATGGTCCAGAGTATTTTGGAATTAATAGAAGTTTGAAAGCAATTGAAAGAAGTGATGTTTGCTTATTAGTTATAGATGCTTTAGATGGGGTGACAGAGCAGGATCAGAGACTCGCTGGCAGAATAGAACAAGAGGGAAAAGCCTGTTTAGTTGTAGTTAATAAATGGGATGCAGTTGAGAAAGATACTTACACAATGCCACTTATGGAAAAGGAGTTACGTTCAAAGCTTTATTTTCTTGATTGGGCTGACATGTTGTTTACTTCCGCCCTAACTGGTCAAAGGGTTCAATTGATTTTCAACTTGGCATCTTTAGCTGTAGAACAACATCGCAGAAGAGTTAGTACATCTGTCGTTAATGAAGTCCTCTCAGAGGCTTTAACTTGGAGGAGCCCACCAACAACTCGTGGTGGCAGGCAAGGTCGCCTTTATTACGGGACACAAGTCTCAACTCAGCCTCCAAGCTTTAGCCTTTTTGTTAACGAACCTAAGCTTTTTGGTGATTCATATAGAAGATACATCGAAAGACAACTGAGAGAAGGCCTTGGCTTTGAAGGCACTCCATTGAAGTTGTTTTGGAGAGGGAAGCAACAGCGTGCTGCACAAAAAGATTTAGCTCGCCAAAAAGAAAATTTATCTAAATAGCCAATGGATTTTTTGAAAAAATTACCTATTGGACAGTTTGTAGTTGGAGAAGCTGGTTGGGTGCGAAAAATTGATCCCAGGCTCAAATTTGCATGGGTCATGA is a window from the Prochlorococcus marinus str. MIT 9211 genome containing:
- the der gene encoding ribosome biogenesis GTPase Der; translated protein: MGRPIVAIIGRPNVGKSTLVNRLCGSREAIVDDQPGVTRDRTYQDAFWADREFKVVDTGGLVFDDESEFLPEIRQQAKLALSEASVALIVVDGQEGVTTADKEIASWLRHCECPTLVAVNKCESPEQGLAMAADFWSLGLGEPYPVSAIHGSGTGELLDQVILLLPSKESSEEEDEPIQLAIIGRPNVGKSSLLNSICGETRAIVSSIRGTTRDTIDTLLKREQQAWKLIDTAGIRRRRSVSYGPEYFGINRSLKAIERSDVCLLVIDALDGVTEQDQRLAGRIEQEGKACLVVVNKWDAVEKDTYTMPLMEKELRSKLYFLDWADMLFTSALTGQRVQLIFNLASLAVEQHRRRVSTSVVNEVLSEALTWRSPPTTRGGRQGRLYYGTQVSTQPPSFSLFVNEPKLFGDSYRRYIERQLREGLGFEGTPLKLFWRGKQQRAAQKDLARQKENLSK